The Pungitius pungitius chromosome 8, fPunPun2.1, whole genome shotgun sequence genome has a window encoding:
- the LOC119229521 gene encoding protein disulfide isomerase Creld1, translating into MSFTAKPVHTQLKHTEEMGERMLHKKLLQAAWLCCLLAAKVHSCPDACSKCPGPEHHQCQECRAGWTLHNNTCVDVDECGTELGICPTNSYCFNTDGSFACRACSPACVGCMGSGAARCRRCASGYTLAGSKCVDVDECSERILACRGLDEICTNTEGSFRCDCAEGFIHRDAVCVKKQLPGVQEKGLFEDIQDDEVEVLQQMLFAVVLCALATLAAKGDLVYTSVFMGAVAAMAGYWLSDRGDRLLGSFLKGR; encoded by the exons ATGTCGTTCACAGCGAAACCAGTTCACACTCAGTTGAAGCACACAGAAGAG ATGGGAGAGAGGATGCTTcacaagaagctgctgcaggctgCGTGGCTGTGCTGCCTGTTGGCGGCCAAGGTGCACAGCTGCCCAGATGCCTGCAGCAAGTGTCCAGGCCCAGAACACCACCAGTGCCAGGAATGCAGAGCGGGATGGACACTCCACAATAACACCTGTGTAG ATGTCGATGAGTGTGGCACCGAGCTGGGAATCTGTCCTACAAACAGCTACTGTTTCAATACAGATGGATCCTTTGCGTGCCGAG CCTGCTCCCCGGCCTGTGTGGGCTGTATGGGCAGCGGAGCAGCTCGCTGCAGGAGATGTGCCTCTGGCTACACATTGGCCGGCTCCAAGTGTGTCG ACGTGGATGAATGCAGTGAGCGGATTCTTGCCTGTCGCGGTCTGGATGAGATTTGCACCAACACAGAGGGCTCTTTCCGCTGCGACTGTGCTGAGGGATTCATCCATAGGGACGCTGTCTGTGTGAAGAAGCAGCTTCCAG GCGTTCAGGAGAAAGGTCTTTTTGAGGACATCCAGGACGACGAGGTGGAGGTGCTGCAGCAGATGCTCTTCGCGGTGGTGCTTTGCGCTCTGGCCACACTGGCTGCTAAGGGCGATTTGGTCTACACGTCTGTATTCATGGGAGCCGTGGCAGCCATGGCAGGGTACTGGCTTTCTGACAGGGGAGACCGTTTATTAGGCAGCTTCTTAAAGGGACGATGA
- the il17rc gene encoding uncharacterized protein il17rc isoform X2 → MCLDGLGVKSFGGKMFLPGWSSWCVLLTLHIHGALATSGYTSHEVFCLQGLSNCTIEDKMLPALPAQEKNGVAVRNLNPYFKLCCRDGGPCAVCLVIDAEIDFKPDNDTQQDDHSGYDEEDYSEEAESNPRASVKLCYQAVHVLPTCKKVQFVVNHGPLTQKDRPKFTVVIREPAGVSFSTHVTVFSAKPAALTREVDAPSLDEVCSQQQQERVEQCAVPRLLSVINQAMNRVELKLADTNESLPSVCVQYEADGDCRDWDRRPIPLDSVTPCTCLQVWKEDKLRRSQSCPFVHTDVLQRNVRDNVSVSMSLGQAKYLNHSMLWWNLTAPCRLEGEVWLCNNEHTCRQMEGFKQQLANNTWKQNSKGQWVKLKGMGALPLFCLENTDRWRWSLLVVGLMLLVCVTVLAFYFLHDAVKEWVWSCRHGGFVKISSEGHVVLLSPPDVDHSVSESVCELGAQLRNRGFNVLVDQCSRKEQCSLGPLPWLHSQLMEMNSRGGTFVLVLTRAALSRAEGWAHPGKEVIKAKGDPTGLPEITSPYSDVFSASLSLIQADKQLGRAGERFLLVTLGLHPKGDRRLPELLRGLPLFQLPSQTKALLHELTVGRTRRTWTGWEWTTSGRRTAKTSQRASYSKSAEDA, encoded by the exons ATGTGTCTTGACGGTTTAGGAGTCAAGTCATTTGGAGGCAAAATGTTTCTTCCTGGATGGTCCTCTTGGTGTGTTTTACTCACTCTGCACATCCACGGGGCTTTGGCCACTTCTGGATACACCAGCCATGAAGTCTTCTGCTTACAG GGGCTTTCGAATTGCACAATTGAGGACAAGATGCTTCCCGCTCTTCCCGCTCAAGAGAAAAACGGCGTTGCCGTCCGAAACCTGAATCCATATTTCAAGCTGTGCTGCCGGGACGGCGGACCGTGTGCTGTGTGCCTGGTGATCGACGCGGAGATCGACTTCAAGCCAGATAACGACACGCAGCAGGACGACCACTCTGGGTACGATGAGGAGGATTACAGCGAGGAGGCAGAGAGCAACCCAAGAG CATCTGTGAAACTGTGTTACCAGGCGGTACACGTCCTGCCCACGTGCAAGAAGGTGCAGTTTGTGGTTAATCATGGACCTCTCACTCAGAAAGACCGGCCAAAG TTTACAGTGGTGATCAGAGAGCCAGCTGGGGTTTCCTTCAGCACTCACGTCACAGTTTTTTCGGCCAAACCGGCAGCTCTAACCAGAGAAGTTGACGCTCCTTCTCTGGATGAAG TgtgctcccagcagcagcaggagcgtGTGGAACAGTGTGCAG TGCCCAGACTCCTCAGTGTGATCAACCAGGCCATGAATCGGGTGGAGCTGAAGTTGGCCGACACTAATGAAAGCCTGCCCTCTGTGTGCGTCCAGTACGAGGCGGATGGAGACTGTCGG GACTGGGACAGAAGGCCCATCCCTCTGGACTCTGTGACCCCCTGCACCTGTCTCCAG GTATGGAAGGAGGACAAGCTGAGGCGCTCCCAAAGCTGCCCCTTTGTTCACACAG ATGTCCTCCAAAGGAACGTGAGGGACAACGTGTCCGTGTCAATGAGTCTGGGTCAAGCAAAATACCTCAACCACTCAATGCTGTGGTGGAACCTGACTGCCCCCTGCAGGCTGGAAGGGGAAGTGTGGCTTTGCAACAACGAACACACCTGCAGGCAGATGGAAGGTTTCAAACAACAGCTGGCAAACAACACATGGAAACAGAACAGCAAGGGACAGTGG GTGAAGCTCAAAGGAATGGGAGCGCTGCCTCTTTTCTGTTTGGAAAACA CTGACAGGTGGCGCTGGAGCCTCCTGGTTGTTGGACTCATGCTGCTGGTTTGCGTGACGgttcttgcattttatttccttCATGACGCTGTCAAGG AATGGGTGTGGAGCTGCCGTCATGGCGGATTTGTAAAAA TTTCCAGCGAGGGTCACGTGGTGCTGCTTAGCCCCCCAGATGTGGACCACAGTGTTTCGGAGTCGGTATGTGAGCTCGGCGCCCAGCTCCGTAACCGAGGCTTCAACGTGCTCGTGGACCAGTGTAGCAGGAAGGAGCAGTGCAGTCTGGGGCCCCTCCCGTGGCTGCACTCCCAGCTGATGGAGATGAACAGCCGGGGGGGCACGTTTGTGCTGGTCTTGACCCGCGCGGCCTTAAGCAGAGCGGAGGGATGGGCCCATCCGGGGAAAGAGGTTATCAAGGCAAAGGGGGACCCCACGGGCCTCCCGGAGATCACCTCCCCTTACTCTGATGTCTTCAGCGCCTCCCTGTCCCTCATCCAAGCGGACAAGCAGCTGGGCAGAGCCGGAGAACGTTTCCTTCTGGTGACACTGGGCCTCCATCCAAAAGGTGACAGGAGACTACCAGAGCTTCTTCGAGGGCTGCCCTTGTTCCAGCTGCCCTCCCAGACCAAGGCTCTGTTGCATGAGCTCACTGTGGGAAGGACTAGGAGGACATGGACAGGGTGGGAGTGGACTACCTCAGGCAGAAGGACAGCAAAGACATCGCAGAGGGCATCCTACAGTAAAAGTGCAGAAGATGCGTGA
- the il17rc gene encoding uncharacterized protein il17rc isoform X1, whose product MCLDGLGVKSFGGKMFLPGWSSWCVLLTLHIHGALATSGYTSHEVFCLQGLSNCTIEDKMLPALPAQEKNGVAVRNLNPYFKLCCRDGGPCAVCLVIDAEIDFKPDNDTQQDDHSGYDEEDYSEEAESNPRASVKLCYQAVHVLPTCKKVQFVVNHGPLTQKDRPKFTVVIREPAGVSFSTHVTVFSAKPAALTREVDAPSLDEVCSQQQQERVEQCAVPRLLSVINQAMNRVELKLADTNESLPSVCVQYEADGDCRDWDRRPIPLDSVTPCTCLQVWKEDKLRRSQSCPFVHTDVLQRNVRDNVSVSMSLGQAKYLNHSMLWWNLTAPCRLEGEVWLCNNEHTCRQMEGFKQQLANNTWKQNSKGQWETKGVFEEIKIHLSPCMMVKLKGMGALPLFCLENTDRWRWSLLVVGLMLLVCVTVLAFYFLHDAVKEWVWSCRHGGFVKISSEGHVVLLSPPDVDHSVSESVCELGAQLRNRGFNVLVDQCSRKEQCSLGPLPWLHSQLMEMNSRGGTFVLVLTRAALSRAEGWAHPGKEVIKAKGDPTGLPEITSPYSDVFSASLSLIQADKQLGRAGERFLLVTLGLHPKGDRRLPELLRGLPLFQLPSQTKALLHELTVGRTRRTWTGWEWTTSGRRTAKTSQRASYSKSAEDA is encoded by the exons ATGTGTCTTGACGGTTTAGGAGTCAAGTCATTTGGAGGCAAAATGTTTCTTCCTGGATGGTCCTCTTGGTGTGTTTTACTCACTCTGCACATCCACGGGGCTTTGGCCACTTCTGGATACACCAGCCATGAAGTCTTCTGCTTACAG GGGCTTTCGAATTGCACAATTGAGGACAAGATGCTTCCCGCTCTTCCCGCTCAAGAGAAAAACGGCGTTGCCGTCCGAAACCTGAATCCATATTTCAAGCTGTGCTGCCGGGACGGCGGACCGTGTGCTGTGTGCCTGGTGATCGACGCGGAGATCGACTTCAAGCCAGATAACGACACGCAGCAGGACGACCACTCTGGGTACGATGAGGAGGATTACAGCGAGGAGGCAGAGAGCAACCCAAGAG CATCTGTGAAACTGTGTTACCAGGCGGTACACGTCCTGCCCACGTGCAAGAAGGTGCAGTTTGTGGTTAATCATGGACCTCTCACTCAGAAAGACCGGCCAAAG TTTACAGTGGTGATCAGAGAGCCAGCTGGGGTTTCCTTCAGCACTCACGTCACAGTTTTTTCGGCCAAACCGGCAGCTCTAACCAGAGAAGTTGACGCTCCTTCTCTGGATGAAG TgtgctcccagcagcagcaggagcgtGTGGAACAGTGTGCAG TGCCCAGACTCCTCAGTGTGATCAACCAGGCCATGAATCGGGTGGAGCTGAAGTTGGCCGACACTAATGAAAGCCTGCCCTCTGTGTGCGTCCAGTACGAGGCGGATGGAGACTGTCGG GACTGGGACAGAAGGCCCATCCCTCTGGACTCTGTGACCCCCTGCACCTGTCTCCAG GTATGGAAGGAGGACAAGCTGAGGCGCTCCCAAAGCTGCCCCTTTGTTCACACAG ATGTCCTCCAAAGGAACGTGAGGGACAACGTGTCCGTGTCAATGAGTCTGGGTCAAGCAAAATACCTCAACCACTCAATGCTGTGGTGGAACCTGACTGCCCCCTGCAGGCTGGAAGGGGAAGTGTGGCTTTGCAACAACGAACACACCTGCAGGCAGATGGAAGGTTTCAAACAACAGCTGGCAAACAACACATGGAAACAGAACAGCAAGGGACAGTGG GAGACAAAAGGGGTGTTTGAAGAAATCAAAATTCATCTCTCACCATGTATGATG GTGAAGCTCAAAGGAATGGGAGCGCTGCCTCTTTTCTGTTTGGAAAACA CTGACAGGTGGCGCTGGAGCCTCCTGGTTGTTGGACTCATGCTGCTGGTTTGCGTGACGgttcttgcattttatttccttCATGACGCTGTCAAGG AATGGGTGTGGAGCTGCCGTCATGGCGGATTTGTAAAAA TTTCCAGCGAGGGTCACGTGGTGCTGCTTAGCCCCCCAGATGTGGACCACAGTGTTTCGGAGTCGGTATGTGAGCTCGGCGCCCAGCTCCGTAACCGAGGCTTCAACGTGCTCGTGGACCAGTGTAGCAGGAAGGAGCAGTGCAGTCTGGGGCCCCTCCCGTGGCTGCACTCCCAGCTGATGGAGATGAACAGCCGGGGGGGCACGTTTGTGCTGGTCTTGACCCGCGCGGCCTTAAGCAGAGCGGAGGGATGGGCCCATCCGGGGAAAGAGGTTATCAAGGCAAAGGGGGACCCCACGGGCCTCCCGGAGATCACCTCCCCTTACTCTGATGTCTTCAGCGCCTCCCTGTCCCTCATCCAAGCGGACAAGCAGCTGGGCAGAGCCGGAGAACGTTTCCTTCTGGTGACACTGGGCCTCCATCCAAAAGGTGACAGGAGACTACCAGAGCTTCTTCGAGGGCTGCCCTTGTTCCAGCTGCCCTCCCAGACCAAGGCTCTGTTGCATGAGCTCACTGTGGGAAGGACTAGGAGGACATGGACAGGGTGGGAGTGGACTACCTCAGGCAGAAGGACAGCAAAGACATCGCAGAGGGCATCCTACAGTAAAAGTGCAGAAGATGCGTGA